The following coding sequences are from one Panthera leo isolate Ple1 chromosome E1, P.leo_Ple1_pat1.1, whole genome shotgun sequence window:
- the BECN1 gene encoding LOW QUALITY PROTEIN: beclin-1 (The sequence of the model RefSeq protein was modified relative to this genomic sequence to represent the inferred CDS: inserted 1 base in 1 codon) — protein MEGSKTSSSTMQVSFVCQRCSQPLKLDTSFKILDRVTIQELTAPLLATAQVKPGETQEEEANSGEEPFIETRQDGVSRRFIPPASPSRPTFVLSAPVEDQHGLPLGERMMSTESANSFTLIGEASDGGTMENLSRRLKVTGDLFDIMSGQTDVDHPLCEECTDTLLDQLDTQLNVTENECQNYKRCLEILEQMNEDDSGQLQMELKELALEEERLIQELEDVEKNRKIVAENLEKVQAEAERLDQEEAQYQREYSEFKRQQLELDDELKSVENQMRYAQMQLDKLKKTNVFNATFHIWHSGQFGTINNFRLGRLPSVPVEWNEINAAWGQTVLLLHALANKMGLKFQRYRLVPYGNHSYLESLTDKSKELPLYCSGGXRFFWDNKFDHAMVAFLDCVQQFKEEVEKGETRFCLPYRMDVEKGKIEDTGGSGGSYSIKTQFNSEEQWTKALKFMLTNLKWGLAWVSSQFYNK, from the exons ATGGAGGGGTCTAAAACGTCCAGCAGCACCATGCAGGTGAGCTTCGTGTGCCAGCGTTGCAGCCAGCCCCTGAAACTGGACACGAGCTTCAAGATCCTGGACCGTGTCACTATCCAGGAGCTCACAG CTCCATTACTTGCCACAGCCCAGGTGAAACCAGGAGAGACCCAAGAGGAAGAGGCTAACTCAGGAGAA GAGCCATTTATTGAAACTCGCCAGGATGGTGTCTCTCGCAGATTCATCCCCCCAGCCAG TCCATCCAGGCCAACCTTCGTGCTGAGTGCCCCTGTGGAAGACCAGCATGGCCTTCCCTTGGGAGAGAG GATGATGTCCACAGAAAGTGCCAACAGCTTCACTCTGATCGGGGAGGCATCTGATGGCGGCACCATGGAGAACCTCAGCCGAAGACTGAAG GTCACTGGGGACCTTTTTGACATCATGTCAGGCCAGACAGATGTGGATCACCCACTGTGTGAGGAATGCACAGATACCCTTTTAGACCAGCTGGACACTCAGCTCAACGTCACTGAAAATGAGTGTCAGAACTACAA ACGCTGTTTAGAGATCTTAGAGCAAATGAATGAGGATGACAGTGGACAGCTACAGATGGAGCTGAAGGAGCTGGCGTTAGAGGAGGAGAGGCTGATCCAGGAGCTGGAAGACGTGGAAAAGAACCGCAAGATAGTGGCAGAAAATCTCGAGAAGGTCCAGGCTGAGGCTGAGAGACTGGATCAGGAGGAAGCTCA GTATCAGAGGGAATACAGTGAATTTAAGCGACAGCAGCTGGAGCTGGACGATGAGCTGAAGAGTGTGGAAAACCAGATGCGTTACGCCCAGATGCAGCTGGACAAGCTGAAGAAAACCAACGTCTTTAATGCAACCTTCCACATCTG GCACAGTGGACAGTTTGGCACAATCAATAACTTCCGACTGGGTCGCCTGCCCAGTGTTCCTGTGGAATGGAATGAGATCAATGCTGCGTGGGGCCAAACAGTGCTGCTACTCCATGCCCTGGCCAATAAGATGGGTCTGAAATTCCAGAG GTATCGACTTGTTCCCTACGGAAACCATTCATATCTGGAGTCTCTGACAGACAAATCTAAG GAGCTGCCATTATATTGTTCCGGGG TGCGGTTTTTCTGGGACAACAAGTTTGACCATGCCATGGTGGCTTTCCTGGACTGTGTGCAGCAGTTCAAAGAAGAGGTTGAGAAAGGCGAGACACGTTTTTGTCTTCCTTACAG gatggatgtggagaaaggcaAGATTGAAGACACAGGAGGCAGTGGCGGCTCCTATTCCATCAAAACCCAGTTTAACTCCGAGGAACAGTGGACAAAAGCTCTCAAGTTCATGCTGACGAATCTTAAGTGGGGTCTTGCTTGGGTATCCTCACAGTTTTataacaaatga
- the LOC122206647 gene encoding cytochrome c oxidase assembly factor 3 homolog, mitochondrial, giving the protein MAAPGAGDSLDAKSGKAPVAQRIDPTREKLTPAQLQFMRQVQLAQWQKTLPQRRTRNIVTGLGIGALVLAIYGYTFYSVSQERFLDELEDEAKAARARAMERASGP; this is encoded by the exons ATGGCGGCGCCAGGAGCTGGTGATTCTCTCGATGCCAAGAGTGGAAAGGCCCCCGTGGCTCAGCGCATCGACCCAACTCGCGAGAAGCTGACTCCCGCGCAGCTGCAGTTCATGCGGCAGGTGCAGCTCGCCCAGTGGCAGAAGACTCTACCACAGCGGCGGACCCGGAACATCGTGACCGGCCTGGGCATCGGGGCCCTGGTGTTAGCTATTT ATGGTTACACCTTCTACTCCGTGTCCCAGGAGCGTTTCCTAGATGAGCTGGAGGACGAGGCCAAAGCTGCCCGAGCCCGAGCCATGGAGAGGGCATCGGGACCCTGA
- the CNTD1 gene encoding cyclin N-terminal domain-containing protein 1 isoform X1, which produces MREFVFLLSEQWCLEKSVSYQAVEILERFMVKQAENICRQATTQLREKTEPQNWKALKEQLFNKFILRLVSCVQLASKLSFHYKIISNVTVLNFLQSLGYVHTKEELLESELDVLKSLNFQINLPTPLAYVEMLLEVLGYNGCLVPATQLHATCLTLLDLVYLLHEPVYESLLRASIENSIPSQLQGEKFVSVKEDFMLLGVGIIAASAFIQNHECWSQVVEHLQSISGIALESIAEFSYAILTHSVGANTPGRQPVPPHLEARALRAATSSNT; this is translated from the exons ATGCGAG agtttgtttttctcctgtctgAACAATGGTGTCTGGAGAAATCCGTGAGCTACCAGGCTGTAGAAATCCTAGAAAG GTTTATGGTTAAGCAGGCAGAGAATATCTGTAGGCAAGCCACGACCCAGCTGAGAGAGAAGACGGAGCCTCAGAATTGGAAAGCTCTGAAAGAACAGCTTTTCAATAAGTTTATCCTGCGTCTTGTGTCATGTGTTCAACTGGCGAGCAAACTTTCCTTCCACTACAAA ATTATCAGCAACGTTACAGTCCTGAATTTCCTCCAGTCTCTGGGGTATGTGCACACTAAGGAGGAACTGCTGGAGTCAGAGCTTGATGTTTTGAAGTCCCTGAACTTCCAAATCAATCTGCCTACTCCCCTGGCATATGTAGAGATGCTTCTGGAGGTTTTAG GATACAATGGCTGTTTGGTTCCAGCCACACAGCTGCATGCAACCTGCCTGACCCTGCTCGACCTTGTCTATCTCCTGCACGAACCCGTATATGAGAGCCTGCTCAGGGCTTCAATTGAAAACTCCATACCCAGTCAGCTGCAAGG GGAAAAGTTTGTTTCAGTGAAGGAAGACTTCATGCTGTTGGGAGTAGGAATCATTGCGGCAAGTGCTTTCATCCAAAACCATGAGTGCTGGAGCCAG GTTGTGGAGCATTTGCAGAGCATCTCTGGCATTGCCCTGGAAAGCATCGCTGAGTTCTCTTACGCAATCCTGACTCACAGCGTGGGCGCCAACACTCCGGGGCGACAGCCTGTCCCCCCCCACCTGGAGGCCAGAGCTCTGCGGGCTGCCACTTCCTCCAACACGTGA
- the PSME3 gene encoding proteasome activator complex subunit 3 isoform X2 — protein MASLLKVDQEVKLKVDSFRERITSEAEDLVANFFPKKLLELDSFLKEPILNIHDLTQIHSDMNLPVPDPILLTNSHDGLDGPTYKKRRLDECEEAFQGTKVFVMPNGMLKSNQQLVDIIEKVKPEIRLLIEKCNTVKMWVQLLIPRIEDGNNFGVSIQEETVAELRTVESEAASYLDQISRYYITRAKLVSKIAKYPHVEDYRRTVTEIDEKEYISLRLIISELRNQYVTLHDMILKNIEKIKRPRSSNAETLY, from the exons ATGGCCTCGTTGCTGAAGGTGGATCAGGAAGTGAAGCTCAAG GTTGATTCTTTCAGGGAGCGGATCACAAGTGAG GCAGAAGACTTGGTGGCaaattttttcccaaagaagttgTTAGAACTTGATAGTTTTTTGAAG GAACCAATCCTAAACATCCATGACCTAACTCAGATCCACTCAGACATGAATCTCCCAGTCCCTGACCCCATTCTTCTCACCAATAGCCACGATGGACTGGACGGT CCCACTTACAAGAAGCGAAGGCTGGATGAGTGTGAAGAGGCCTTCCAAG GAACCAAGGTGTTTGTGATGCCCAATGGGATGCTAAAAAGCAACCAGCAGCTGGTGGACATTATTGAGAAAGTGAAACCTGAGATCCGGCTGCTGATTGAGAAATGCAATACG GTCAAAATGTGGGTACAGCTCCTGATTCCTAGGATAGAAGATGGGAACAACTTTGGGGTGTCCATTCAG GAGGAGACAGTTGCAGAACTAAGAACTGTTGAGAGTGAAGCTGCATCTTATCTGGACCAGATTTCTAG atATTATATTACAAGAGCCAAATTGGTTTCTAAAATAGCTAAATATCCCCATGTG GAGGACTATCGCCGCACCGTGACAGAGATTGATGAGAAAGAATATATCAGCCTTCGACTCATCATATCAGAGTTAAGGAATCAATAT GTCACTCTACATGACATGATCCTGAAAAATATCGAGAAGATCAAACGGCCCCGGAGCAGCAATGCAGAGACACTGTACtga
- the CNTD1 gene encoding cyclin N-terminal domain-containing protein 1 isoform X2, with protein sequence MQEPVRSRLASLSDFQFGAVATETIEDALLHLAQQNERAVQGAAGRMGSFRETRIVEFVFLLSEQWCLEKSVSYQAVEILERFMVKQAENICRQATTQLREKTEPQNWKALKEQLFNKFILRLVSCVQLASKLSFHYKIISNVTVLNFLQSLGYVHTKEELLESELDVLKSLNFQINLPTPLAYVEMLLEVLGYNGCLVPATQLHATCLTLLDLVYLLHEPVYESLLRASIENSIPSQLQGLWSICRASLALPWKASLSSLTQS encoded by the exons ATGCAGGAACCTGTGAGGTCAAGATTGGCCTCCCTCAGTGACTTTCAATTTGGAGCTGTTGCCACAGAGACGATCGAAGACGCTCTGCTTCACCTGGCGCAGCAGAATGAGCGAGCCGTGCAGGGGGCTGCCGGCCGGATGGGCAGCTTCAGGGAGACCCGGATCGTGG agtttgtttttctcctgtctgAACAATGGTGTCTGGAGAAATCCGTGAGCTACCAGGCTGTAGAAATCCTAGAAAG GTTTATGGTTAAGCAGGCAGAGAATATCTGTAGGCAAGCCACGACCCAGCTGAGAGAGAAGACGGAGCCTCAGAATTGGAAAGCTCTGAAAGAACAGCTTTTCAATAAGTTTATCCTGCGTCTTGTGTCATGTGTTCAACTGGCGAGCAAACTTTCCTTCCACTACAAA ATTATCAGCAACGTTACAGTCCTGAATTTCCTCCAGTCTCTGGGGTATGTGCACACTAAGGAGGAACTGCTGGAGTCAGAGCTTGATGTTTTGAAGTCCCTGAACTTCCAAATCAATCTGCCTACTCCCCTGGCATATGTAGAGATGCTTCTGGAGGTTTTAG GATACAATGGCTGTTTGGTTCCAGCCACACAGCTGCATGCAACCTGCCTGACCCTGCTCGACCTTGTCTATCTCCTGCACGAACCCGTATATGAGAGCCTGCTCAGGGCTTCAATTGAAAACTCCATACCCAGTCAGCTGCAAGG GTTGTGGAGCATTTGCAGAGCATCTCTGGCATTGCCCTGGAAAGCATCGCTGAGTTCTCTTACGCAATCCTGA
- the PSME3 gene encoding proteasome activator complex subunit 3 isoform X1, with protein sequence MEKWILKKIKYLQSGGLSASHYNYKVDSFRERITSEAEDLVANFFPKKLLELDSFLKEPILNIHDLTQIHSDMNLPVPDPILLTNSHDGLDGPTYKKRRLDECEEAFQGTKVFVMPNGMLKSNQQLVDIIEKVKPEIRLLIEKCNTVKMWVQLLIPRIEDGNNFGVSIQEETVAELRTVESEAASYLDQISRYYITRAKLVSKIAKYPHVEDYRRTVTEIDEKEYISLRLIISELRNQYVTLHDMILKNIEKIKRPRSSNAETLY encoded by the exons ATGGAGAAATggatcctcaaaaaaataaagtatttacagTCTGGGGGCCTCTCAGCTTCTCATTACAATTACAAG GTTGATTCTTTCAGGGAGCGGATCACAAGTGAG GCAGAAGACTTGGTGGCaaattttttcccaaagaagttgTTAGAACTTGATAGTTTTTTGAAG GAACCAATCCTAAACATCCATGACCTAACTCAGATCCACTCAGACATGAATCTCCCAGTCCCTGACCCCATTCTTCTCACCAATAGCCACGATGGACTGGACGGT CCCACTTACAAGAAGCGAAGGCTGGATGAGTGTGAAGAGGCCTTCCAAG GAACCAAGGTGTTTGTGATGCCCAATGGGATGCTAAAAAGCAACCAGCAGCTGGTGGACATTATTGAGAAAGTGAAACCTGAGATCCGGCTGCTGATTGAGAAATGCAATACG GTCAAAATGTGGGTACAGCTCCTGATTCCTAGGATAGAAGATGGGAACAACTTTGGGGTGTCCATTCAG GAGGAGACAGTTGCAGAACTAAGAACTGTTGAGAGTGAAGCTGCATCTTATCTGGACCAGATTTCTAG atATTATATTACAAGAGCCAAATTGGTTTCTAAAATAGCTAAATATCCCCATGTG GAGGACTATCGCCGCACCGTGACAGAGATTGATGAGAAAGAATATATCAGCCTTCGACTCATCATATCAGAGTTAAGGAATCAATAT GTCACTCTACATGACATGATCCTGAAAAATATCGAGAAGATCAAACGGCCCCGGAGCAGCAATGCAGAGACACTGTACtga
- the CNTD1 gene encoding cyclin N-terminal domain-containing protein 1 isoform X4: protein MQEPVRSRLASLSDFQFGAVATETIEDALLHLAQQNERAVQGAAGRMGSFRETRIVEFVFLLSEQWCLEKSVSYQAVEILERFMVKQAENICRQATTQLREKTEPQNWKALKEQLFNKFILRLVSCVQLASKLSFHYKIISNVTVLNFLQSLGYVHTKEELLESELDVLKSLNFQINLPTPLAYVEMLLEVLGYNGCLVPATQLHATCLTLLDLVYLLHEPVYESLLRASIENSIPSQLQGEKFVSVKEDFMLLGVGIIAASAFIQNHECWSQVVEHLQSISGIALESIAEFSYAILTHSVGANTPGRQPVPPHLEARALRAATSSNT, encoded by the exons ATGCAGGAACCTGTGAGGTCAAGATTGGCCTCCCTCAGTGACTTTCAATTTGGAGCTGTTGCCACAGAGACGATCGAAGACGCTCTGCTTCACCTGGCGCAGCAGAATGAGCGAGCCGTGCAGGGGGCTGCCGGCCGGATGGGCAGCTTCAGGGAGACCCGGATCGTGG agtttgtttttctcctgtctgAACAATGGTGTCTGGAGAAATCCGTGAGCTACCAGGCTGTAGAAATCCTAGAAAG GTTTATGGTTAAGCAGGCAGAGAATATCTGTAGGCAAGCCACGACCCAGCTGAGAGAGAAGACGGAGCCTCAGAATTGGAAAGCTCTGAAAGAACAGCTTTTCAATAAGTTTATCCTGCGTCTTGTGTCATGTGTTCAACTGGCGAGCAAACTTTCCTTCCACTACAAA ATTATCAGCAACGTTACAGTCCTGAATTTCCTCCAGTCTCTGGGGTATGTGCACACTAAGGAGGAACTGCTGGAGTCAGAGCTTGATGTTTTGAAGTCCCTGAACTTCCAAATCAATCTGCCTACTCCCCTGGCATATGTAGAGATGCTTCTGGAGGTTTTAG GATACAATGGCTGTTTGGTTCCAGCCACACAGCTGCATGCAACCTGCCTGACCCTGCTCGACCTTGTCTATCTCCTGCACGAACCCGTATATGAGAGCCTGCTCAGGGCTTCAATTGAAAACTCCATACCCAGTCAGCTGCAAGG GGAAAAGTTTGTTTCAGTGAAGGAAGACTTCATGCTGTTGGGAGTAGGAATCATTGCGGCAAGTGCTTTCATCCAAAACCATGAGTGCTGGAGCCAG GTTGTGGAGCATTTGCAGAGCATCTCTGGCATTGCCCTGGAAAGCATCGCTGAGTTCTCTTACGCAATCCTGACTCACAGCGTGGGCGCCAACACTCCGGGGCGACAGCCTGTCCCCCCCCACCTGGAGGCCAGAGCTCTGCGGGCTGCCACTTCCTCCAACACGTGA
- the CNTD1 gene encoding cyclin N-terminal domain-containing protein 1 isoform X3 → MVKQAENICRQATTQLREKTEPQNWKALKEQLFNKFILRLVSCVQLASKLSFHYKIISNVTVLNFLQSLGYVHTKEELLESELDVLKSLNFQINLPTPLAYVEMLLEVLGYNGCLVPATQLHATCLTLLDLVYLLHEPVYESLLRASIENSIPSQLQGEKFVSVKEDFMLLGVGIIAASAFIQNHECWSQVVEHLQSISGIALESIAEFSYAILTHSVGANTPGRQPVPPHLEARALRAATSSNT, encoded by the exons ATGGTTAAGCAGGCAGAGAATATCTGTAGGCAAGCCACGACCCAGCTGAGAGAGAAGACGGAGCCTCAGAATTGGAAAGCTCTGAAAGAACAGCTTTTCAATAAGTTTATCCTGCGTCTTGTGTCATGTGTTCAACTGGCGAGCAAACTTTCCTTCCACTACAAA ATTATCAGCAACGTTACAGTCCTGAATTTCCTCCAGTCTCTGGGGTATGTGCACACTAAGGAGGAACTGCTGGAGTCAGAGCTTGATGTTTTGAAGTCCCTGAACTTCCAAATCAATCTGCCTACTCCCCTGGCATATGTAGAGATGCTTCTGGAGGTTTTAG GATACAATGGCTGTTTGGTTCCAGCCACACAGCTGCATGCAACCTGCCTGACCCTGCTCGACCTTGTCTATCTCCTGCACGAACCCGTATATGAGAGCCTGCTCAGGGCTTCAATTGAAAACTCCATACCCAGTCAGCTGCAAGG GGAAAAGTTTGTTTCAGTGAAGGAAGACTTCATGCTGTTGGGAGTAGGAATCATTGCGGCAAGTGCTTTCATCCAAAACCATGAGTGCTGGAGCCAG GTTGTGGAGCATTTGCAGAGCATCTCTGGCATTGCCCTGGAAAGCATCGCTGAGTTCTCTTACGCAATCCTGACTCACAGCGTGGGCGCCAACACTCCGGGGCGACAGCCTGTCCCCCCCCACCTGGAGGCCAGAGCTCTGCGGGCTGCCACTTCCTCCAACACGTGA